The genomic segment GCAGTGAAGATACAGCTGCCACCGCGAGGCTCGCTGCAAGCAGAATTGGCAGAACTAGCGACAGCGGCGATGGCGGGAGAAGTGCAAGTGCAGCAGGGAAGACATGAGGCAAGAGGTCAGCGAGACGCAAGCGCTCCTGAAACGCattcgctctttcttcggCACCTCCCCCCTCTTCTGCTGAGATCGACCCCCACACAtgcgtctcgctctctctcgcttcttcttcacggTCCTTCACACCTCCGTTCGCCAGCCCTTTGGCGAAAAGAAACCTCCGCCGCGACGCCCCGCGCTCCAAAGAAACGTCCGGTGACGCATTCCGTCCATGCGGTGTATCTGGTGCATGCACTATCGCGGGTGCATGCGACGCTGTTTGCACTGCGAGCTGGACGCCCGAGGACTCCGAAGCGCAGTCACTCTTCGTCCCCAAAGAAGACAGATGCCGAACGATGCAAAGAGTCTCTAAACTCCGACTCCGTTTCGAACGGACGCTGGCGAGACGGAACGCGACGGGCACCACATCGGCGATAATCCCGAAgaaggtgtacagacactgcgCTGCGACGACTGCGGCTGCCTGCCGCTAAAGGGAAAcacacaaggaaaaggacgcagaagaggagctgAACGAAGGGCATCTGAGAGGCTCGAGAAACGTCtgaaagagcgagagcgaaagCACTGTCGgatccttctctctgcagagagactccGGCTCAGAAGAGCGTTTCTGTGCACTCGACCAGACAAGGGAGGACGCACTTCCCCGACTGACACGCCCATCTTGGATTGTATATCCGCATCGAACGCCAGTTTTTTCATGCGGATGCTAAAGACCAGACACAGTTCAGAATGAATCTTGGCAGTACATGAAGACAAGTCCATCATGAGAATTCTACGTCTTCCACGATACAGCTACGAAGAAGCTGACGAGTAAGCCAAGTGGGGGCTTTTGAGGCAGGAAAAGGCAGCGATCACTTACACGTCACGCACAGAGGGCTGTGAGGGGAGACACCTGGAAAGGCTAAACCTTAATGAACAGACATAGTTACCATACAAGCTCTCAGTATCATGCATCGATACAGTTACAGTGTATTTTATAGTCCTTAGCCTCATGCGTAGACATAGTTACCATACAACATCTCAGTTATTGCGAGACACGGGTGTCCTGCGTAGCTCTGAAAAACCGACACACTGGTACACAAGAAACGGGGAGAGTCTTGCACATTTGAACCTTTGTCTTGAAACCTACctctggaaaaaaggaaacaaatgCAGGCAACAAAACGACCAGATGCAGAGCAGTCGCCCATCCTTTCAAACGCCGTAGAAGTCGCAGCATGGCTGGTGGCGCAGTggcgagtgcatgcgcgtcgaGCAGCCCGAAGACTGCGATCAGCAGAATATACACGCTGTACCTACAGGGCGCAAacgacagcggagaagatGCGAGACGTTTTACCTCTCTACTCTACCCCAAACAGTTGTCTACTTCTCcacctccttctctttctccgtttctcgagcgaaggagagctGAGAAGCGAAACATCCAGTGTACACCAGTTCGTTTCTCCCACAGGAACAGAGGCTCGCAGAAAGAACCTGCTTTGACTCGGAAGATCTTCGGGGTGTCTCCGAATGTCCCTCAAGCAAACACATCCATATTTAACCAAAGACATAGCACGTGAACTGAACTCGCTGGCTCAAGCAGTCCGTTGGAGGCGTGGTGCATGGCAGTGAGAAGGAACTCCGCGTCGCAACTAGAATCGTAGTCAATATCCTAGACCTCAGTGCCCAACTCTCTCAACTGTCATCTCCTATCGTGGCGCAAACCCGCTCTTGTCGCAAGGCCGAAGAGTCTCAGGTCTCCACTTTCtaggtgtctagacaccctACCACCTCAACAACCTCCTCTTTGCATTCACCACCCTCCCCTGCGGGTCTCGGATGCCTCATCTACACTtgggaagaaaggagatcTCCGCCCTCCTTCTCGTCACGAACGCTGACGGAAGAAAGATGGACAGAGGCTCTCGACACTTGAGGCACCGAGGTCAGAATACGATGTCGCGTTCGAGTTTCGGCGCGATTGTTCCGACGCAGAAACGTACACTTGGAGGGCCGCGACGGCGCCGGGGCAGTTACCCCATCTGGGTCCGTAGATGAGCCGCACAGCTACTCTGGCGAAGACCGGTCCACATGTAGCCGCGACAAGGCCAATTGTTCCTTCGAGGgcaaggaggagacgaagcagcggcACCGACGGCCCGAGCAGCTCCTCCCgtccttcgccttttctctcctcaagAGCGTCACCGCCGTCCACCTCTTCTCCACCAGGTGCCAGAGCCCCGCAAGAGTCTTCGCCTCCCATCGAAAGTGATccgagcgaagacgaagacccCAAACCCGCCGGTCTCTGCTGGTCGCTGCATGCTGGACCGCCGACCCCACGCCTGAGgctcgacggagacagaggctgcGCGTGGTTCGCTCTCCGCCTCAAACGCACCACGAGGCCTTGCCGCCTCTGGAGGCCGCCCGCCTCTTCCGGGATCCCCGCGTCGtctcgcgccttcgtctccgccgGGCTAGTCGCCACCGTGGAGGCTGTCCGGCGTTCCGGCGCACTGGGATCGAGTGTCTCCGGAGGCGTCTTGGAGCCCAAGGCGCCGGCGCCGTGCAGCGCACAGAAAGCGGTGAAGGCGGCGTCTTCGACGGGGCCAAAAAGGAGGCGAGGGAAGATGGAAGCTGCGCCAGTGACGAAGGCGAACTCGCCTGCAGCGTCCGGACTgaggagggcgaggaggagCAATTTTTCGCCTTCGACCCCCAGAAACTTCTGCACCATGAGTCCGAAACTGACTCGAAGCAGCCGGCGGTGTTCGGCGACGGTGAGGCGTCTTGCCGCCTCCAGCAGCCGCTCGCGCGCTCTCTGCGGAGCCTGGCATACCCCCCGAAGGCGCGGAAGCCAACGAGCCCAAATCGGGCGCGGTGGGGCAGAGCAAAGGACGCCTGACTCTGCAGGAACTGAGGCTGCAAAGTCCGTGGCGACCGCCCGCGAAGCCGACGACCCCGCGCAGCGTCTGCCGCCACAGCTGCACCTTCCCGCGCGGATGTGCGAGACAGCCTCCAGGTACCTTCTCAGTTCAGTAAAGAAGCACGgcctccgtttccttcttctctgtgtggtTAGCGGCTGCGCCGCGTGCATGAGACGAAAAAACCACACGAGCGAGTAGACGACTTGGCCAAAGGCGAAGGCCAGTAGGGGGTGAGAGACggtgagagacagaacgagacgCGCCAGGaccgctgtctctccgggAGACACCTGAAGGGTGCCGAGGCCCGATGGAGCCTTGGCCGCTCTCCCCACCAACGTCTGAGAGTCGCAGGAGGACGCGTCGCCGCAAGCCGTCCCCGACTTCAAGTGGAGATCGACGACCAGCAGCCGAAGAAAATGAAGTACTCccaagagacacagaacggTCAGCGTCCTGCCCAAAGTCGCAGCGGCCTCTGCGAGGGCTCGATGCCGACACGCAGCCTCCGCACTCAGTGCAAGTGTTTCCTGTTCTTTGCAGGATATCCTTgctccgttttctccgctgtctttTGTCAGCACTGTTcgccttccgccttctccgtccttcgcCCAGACGCCTCGCATCGCCGGCTTTCCTTCCACATCTCCGAAGGCGCCGTTCCTCCaactcctttcctcttcgttgtcttcttccgcgacTCCGTCGTcggtctcttcgtcgctcgtGTGAGGCTCAGTGACTTGGAGAAGCACGCGGATCAACAGGGGCTCTGCAGCGGCTTCGACGACGCttgcggagaaaaagagaacgacaCATATCCGGTAGCTCCACAGGGTGGCAGCATGTCCCGCGGCTTCGAGGACGGCGCGCGTCGCCTGCTCCTGCGAGCGCATGTCGTTGGTCTGCGCAAAAAAGTTCGCGCCCTCTCTCCCGTCGGTTCCACTCCGGAGAATCGGAGGCACAGCGATCCAGACAACcgcaagaagcagagaaaagacaatCGAGAAGACTGAGCCGAGATATGCGAGATTCAAGCTGCTGCACAGGCTGTTTCGTTGCACGGGACACAAGGGAGCCTTGGCGCGCGAGGCGCCTTCGACACGTTCAGGAGAGGGCGGGCGGCTTGCGGAGGTTCGCTGGGCCTTCGTGTGCGCTTCAGAGTCGCTGCCGGACGCatggacagagacagacaaatcCGAGGCGACGGGGCGCGCCGTGGCGCGCCGCAGAGCTTCTCGCATGACGAAGAGACCCGTTGTCTGAAGAGCGGGCAAATAGAAGACGGCTGCCGCCAAAAT from the Toxoplasma gondii ME49 chromosome IX, whole genome shotgun sequence genome contains:
- a CDS encoding hypothetical protein (encoded by transcript TGME49_305620~Predicted trans-membrane domain (TMHMM2.0):55-78:149-172:767-790:802-825:839-858:864-887); this encodes MYPTMQEARKSPSPAPAAAPAVPAPGRASVTPFLLQTLSKLLSVSFSILISRLFGLPSHILAAAVFYLPALQTTGLFVMREALRRATARPVASDLSVSVHASGSDSEAHTKAQRTSASRPPSPERVEGASRAKAPLCPVQRNSLCSSLNLAYLGSVFSIVFSLLLAVVWIAVPPILRSGTDGREGANFFAQTNDMRSQEQATRAVLEAAGHAATLWSYRICVVLFFSASVVEAAAEPLLIRVLLQVTEPHTSDEETDDGVAEEDNEEERSWRNGAFGDVEGKPAMRGVWAKDGEGGRRTVLTKDSGENGARISCKEQETLALSAEAACRHRALAEAAATLGRTLTVLCLLGVLHFLRLLVVDLHLKSGTACGDASSCDSQTLVGRAAKAPSGLGTLQVSPGETAVLARLVLSLTVSHPLLAFAFGQVVYSLVWFFRLMHAAQPLTTQRRRKRRPCFFTELRRYLEAVSHIRAGRCSCGGRRCAGSSASRAVATDFAASVPAESGVLCSAPPRPIWARWLPRLRGVCQAPQRARERLLEAARRLTVAEHRRLLRVSFGLMVQKFLGVEGEKLLLLALLSPDAAGEFAFVTGAASIFPRLLFGPVEDAAFTAFCALHGAGALGSKTPPETLDPSAPERRTASTVATSPAETKARDDAGIPEEAGGLQRRQGLVVRLRRRANHAQPLSPSSLRRGVGGPACSDQQRPAGLGSSSSLGSLSMGGEDSCGALAPGGEEVDGGDALEERKGEGREELLGPSVPLLRLLLALEGTIGLVAATCGPVFARVAVRLIYGPRWGNCPGAVAALQVYSVYILLIAVFGLLDAHALATAPPAMLRLLRRLKGWATALHLVVLLPAFVSFFPERQAAAVVAAQCLYTFFGIIADVVPVAFRLASVRSKRSRSLETLCIVRHLSSLGTKSDCASESSGVQLAVQTASHAPAIVHAPDTPHGRNASPDVSLERGASRRRFLFAKGLANGGVKDREEEARESETHVWGSISAEEGGGAEERANAFQERLRLADLLPHVFPAALALLPPSPLSLVLPILLAASLAVAAVSSLRRSAQESCAPEESAKDARSDSTRRVDFDSDICLFESRGGEPEELRSCRPGRHKRMRQKDRIEILPRDSSSADSAFAQGDSQVLRVMGVCAKEWHVEVLLGFVVACGLVLSLSKPCLTTLTLLQVGGARTQVPLLGSLTAAKT